A region of Salinibacter sp. 10B DNA encodes the following proteins:
- the rpsE gene encoding 30S ribosomal protein S5, translated as MADRRERKRVNAEKRQENWVDRLVSVNRVSKVVKGGRRFSFNTVVVVGNEDGLVGMGHGKANEVSSAISKGADDAKKNVFRVPIRDGTIPYKIVGKQDAGKVVLKPAAPGTGVIAGGGVRAVLECAGYRNVLTKSIGTSNPHNQVKATINALADLEDALEVARRRDIPLEKVFNG; from the coding sequence ATGGCAGATCGAAGAGAGCGAAAGCGGGTAAATGCCGAAAAGCGGCAGGAGAACTGGGTAGACCGTCTTGTGTCGGTGAACCGCGTATCCAAGGTGGTGAAGGGAGGCCGCCGATTTTCCTTCAACACGGTGGTGGTCGTGGGCAATGAGGACGGCCTCGTCGGCATGGGGCACGGAAAGGCCAATGAGGTCTCCAGTGCCATTTCGAAAGGCGCCGATGACGCGAAGAAAAACGTGTTTCGCGTCCCGATTCGAGACGGCACCATTCCCTACAAAATTGTCGGCAAGCAAGATGCCGGAAAGGTTGTGCTGAAGCCGGCTGCGCCGGGTACCGGAGTCATTGCGGGCGGAGGCGTTCGTGCCGTATTGGAGTGCGCCGGATATCGGAACGTGCTTACGAAGTCGATCGGGACCTCCAACCCGCACAACCAGGTGAAGGCCACGATCAATGCCTTGGCGGATCTTGAGGATGCGCTTGAGGTGGCTCGACGTCGAGACATCCCGCTGGAGAAGGTTTTTAACGGGTAG
- the rpsQ gene encoding 30S ribosomal protein S17: MEHTDEDTDSTVERNDRKERIGVVQSAKMDKTITVSVRRQMKHPMYGKYLERSSKHMTHDEENEANEGDTVRIMETRPISKNKRWRLVEIIERAK, translated from the coding sequence ATGGAGCACACGGACGAAGACACAGACTCTACGGTCGAACGCAATGATCGGAAGGAGCGAATCGGGGTGGTCCAGAGCGCAAAAATGGACAAGACCATCACCGTCTCGGTCCGACGCCAGATGAAGCACCCCATGTACGGGAAGTATCTGGAACGATCGTCGAAGCACATGACCCACGACGAGGAAAACGAGGCGAACGAGGGGGATACCGTTCGGATCATGGAGACCCGACCGATCAGCAAGAACAAGCGCTGGCGTCTCGTTGAGATTATTGAGCGCGCCAAGTAG
- the rplR gene encoding 50S ribosomal protein L18, with product MAKGKKEKVERRRRIRKSIREDMMGTSVRPRLSVYRSNKYIYAQLIDDFEGHTLAAASSLEDDVDGDSPTEESREVGELIAQRAQEEGIEKAVFDRGGYNYHGRVEALAEGAREGGLEF from the coding sequence ATGGCGAAGGGGAAAAAAGAAAAGGTCGAGCGCCGCCGGCGCATTCGCAAGAGTATTCGCGAAGACATGATGGGGACTTCTGTACGTCCTCGGCTGTCGGTGTACCGATCCAACAAGTACATTTACGCCCAGTTGATCGACGACTTTGAGGGGCATACCCTTGCCGCTGCGTCGAGTCTGGAGGACGACGTAGACGGCGATAGCCCAACGGAGGAGAGCCGAGAGGTTGGGGAGCTGATTGCTCAGCGGGCGCAGGAAGAGGGCATTGAGAAGGCCGTCTTCGATCGTGGAGGATATAACTACCACGGTCGCGTCGAGGCTCTGGCGGAGGGAGCCCGAGAGGGCGGCCTGGAATTTTAG
- the rplN gene encoding 50S ribosomal protein L14 — MIQQETRLSVADNSGAKEVQCIRVLGSSGRRYAGIGDQIVVSVKSAIPSGNLNKGDVSRAVVVRTKKETRRDDGTYIRFDENAAVLINAQEEPVGTRVFGPVAREVRQKQFTRIVSLAPEVL; from the coding sequence ATGATTCAGCAAGAAACCCGACTTTCGGTTGCAGACAACAGCGGCGCCAAAGAAGTGCAGTGCATACGCGTGCTTGGAAGCAGCGGTCGCCGCTACGCCGGCATAGGGGATCAGATTGTGGTCTCCGTGAAGTCGGCCATTCCGAGTGGGAACCTCAATAAGGGCGATGTCAGTCGTGCGGTGGTCGTGCGGACGAAGAAGGAGACCCGTCGCGACGATGGTACCTACATCCGGTTCGACGAGAACGCGGCTGTGCTGATTAATGCCCAGGAAGAACCGGTGGGTACTCGCGTTTTCGGCCCGGTGGCGCGAGAAGTGCGCCAGAAGCAGTTTACCCGGATTGTGTCCCTCGCACCTGAGGTTCTGTAG
- the rplP gene encoding 50S ribosomal protein L16, whose translation MLEPRRTKHRKVQRNQGLTRGEYATKGTRLNFGDFGLKALEKGQVTSRQLEAARVAINRHLQRAGKVWIRVFPDKPVTKTPAETRMGKGKGEPEHYVAPLQKGHVLFEVGGGVSEEVAREALRLGKHKLPLKTKFVVRPGYHAE comes from the coding sequence ATGCTTGAGCCGAGACGCACGAAACACCGGAAGGTCCAGCGCAACCAGGGACTCACACGTGGCGAATATGCTACGAAAGGGACCCGGCTCAACTTCGGCGACTTTGGCCTGAAAGCCCTAGAGAAGGGCCAGGTCACTAGTCGCCAGTTGGAGGCCGCCCGCGTGGCGATTAACCGCCACCTTCAGCGGGCCGGGAAGGTCTGGATTCGCGTCTTTCCCGACAAGCCAGTGACAAAGACACCGGCAGAGACCCGAATGGGAAAGGGGAAGGGCGAACCGGAGCACTACGTGGCTCCTCTGCAAAAAGGGCACGTCCTGTTTGAGGTTGGGGGCGGCGTCTCGGAAGAGGTTGCGCGGGAAGCCCTCCGTCTCGGAAAACACAAGCTCCCGTTGAAAACGAAGTTCGTGGTGCGGCCAGGCTATCACGCCGAGTAG
- the infA gene encoding translation initiation factor IF-1 translates to MAKEEAIEKDGEVIEALPNAQFRVRLENGHEILGLLSGKMRMNYIKILPGDRVKVEMSPYDLSKGRIVYRYKN, encoded by the coding sequence ATGGCAAAGGAAGAAGCCATCGAGAAGGACGGAGAAGTCATAGAGGCCCTTCCAAACGCTCAGTTTCGCGTCCGACTAGAGAACGGACACGAGATTCTCGGTCTGCTCTCCGGAAAGATGCGGATGAACTACATCAAGATCCTGCCGGGCGACCGTGTAAAGGTGGAGATGTCGCCCTACGACCTGTCGAAGGGGCGGATTGTCTATCGCTATAAGAACTGA
- the rpmC gene encoding 50S ribosomal protein L29: MEADQIRDLSIEEIKTRIDEEEEQLEELQFQHAIRGRLENPILLRTKRRLIARLKTILNEKQRAGEEA; the protein is encoded by the coding sequence ATGGAAGCCGATCAGATCCGAGACCTGAGCATTGAGGAAATTAAGACGCGCATTGATGAGGAAGAGGAGCAGCTGGAGGAGCTCCAGTTTCAGCACGCGATTCGCGGGCGGCTGGAGAATCCAATTCTCCTCCGGACCAAGCGACGCCTCATCGCACGCTTGAAGACCATTCTGAACGAGAAGCAGCGAGCGGGTGAGGAGGCGTAA
- the rpsN gene encoding 30S ribosomal protein S14, producing the protein MAKKSWIAREEKREKLYEKYKEKRRKLKEEGKWTELQKLPRDSSPVRQNNRCRLCGRQRGYLRKFGVCRICFRELALEGKIPGIRKASW; encoded by the coding sequence ATGGCCAAGAAGAGTTGGATTGCGCGGGAAGAAAAGCGTGAAAAGCTGTACGAGAAGTATAAGGAGAAGCGTCGCAAGCTGAAGGAGGAAGGAAAGTGGACGGAACTCCAAAAGCTACCGCGAGACTCGAGTCCAGTGCGTCAGAACAATCGTTGTCGGCTTTGCGGTCGGCAGCGCGGCTATCTCCGAAAGTTTGGGGTATGCCGCATTTGCTTCCGTGAGCTGGCGCTGGAAGGCAAGATTCCCGGGATTCGGAAGGCGAGCTGGTAA
- the rpsK gene encoding 30S ribosomal protein S11 translates to MAKGEKSGKRVRKKNVVVESNGRAYVKATFNNVIVTITDQYGNTISWASAGKMGFKGSRKNTPYAAQKAGEAAAQEAHDLGLRRVDVYVKGPGSGREGAIRAMSEVGIEVASIRDVTPLPHNGCRPPKRRRV, encoded by the coding sequence ATGGCTAAAGGAGAAAAGAGCGGAAAGCGGGTTCGCAAGAAAAACGTTGTTGTCGAATCGAATGGACGGGCCTACGTAAAGGCCACGTTCAACAATGTGATCGTGACGATTACCGATCAGTATGGCAACACCATCTCCTGGGCAAGTGCGGGGAAGATGGGCTTCAAAGGAAGTCGTAAAAACACGCCGTACGCAGCGCAGAAGGCGGGAGAGGCAGCGGCACAGGAGGCCCATGATCTCGGCCTTCGCCGTGTAGATGTATATGTAAAGGGACCGGGCTCCGGGCGTGAAGGAGCCATTCGGGCCATGTCGGAGGTTGGTATTGAGGTGGCCTCGATTCGGGACGTAACTCCCCTTCCGCACAATGGTTGCCGCCCTCCGAAGCGCCGCCGAGTCTAA
- the rpmD gene encoding 50S ribosomal protein L30 produces the protein MGTLKIEQVRSKNGQSGSQRRTLRALGLRHIRDTVTHDDTPQIRGMIKKVHHLVEVEELDE, from the coding sequence ATGGGAACGTTGAAAATCGAACAAGTCCGAAGCAAGAACGGGCAGAGTGGGTCTCAGCGACGAACCCTCCGTGCCTTGGGGCTTCGTCATATTCGGGATACCGTAACCCATGACGATACCCCTCAAATTCGCGGTATGATCAAGAAAGTTCACCACCTTGTAGAGGTGGAGGAACTGGACGAGTAA
- the rpsM gene encoding 30S ribosomal protein S13, with the protein MPRIAGVDVPDHKRGEIALTEIYGVGRSRANNVLKEAEVSVDKRPREWSESETKKVRRIIEEEYTVEGQLRTEEQMNIKRLMDIGCYRGKRHREGLPVNGQRTRTNARTRKGKRKTVAGRKQSKDKK; encoded by the coding sequence ATGCCACGGATTGCAGGCGTTGACGTACCAGACCATAAGCGAGGAGAGATTGCGCTGACCGAAATCTATGGGGTCGGCCGCTCTCGTGCGAATAATGTATTGAAGGAGGCCGAGGTGAGTGTCGACAAGCGGCCTCGCGAGTGGTCGGAGAGTGAGACGAAGAAGGTGCGCCGCATCATCGAAGAAGAATACACGGTGGAGGGACAGCTCCGTACCGAGGAGCAGATGAATATCAAGCGCCTAATGGACATTGGGTGCTATCGTGGTAAGCGCCACCGTGAGGGGCTGCCCGTTAATGGTCAGCGGACGCGCACGAATGCCCGTACCCGCAAAGGGAAGCGGAAGACGGTGGCGGGCCGGAAGCAGTCGAAAGATAAGAAGTAG
- the rplO gene encoding 50S ribosomal protein L15 translates to MDLSNLKPAEGATKSRQRLGRGEGSGRGAHSSTRGTKGQSSRSGSKNRPMWFEGGQMPLFRRVPKHGFNNPFSTEYAIANVGRIQILVDEGRIDADEPITPEVLESVGAVRDASLVKILGDGLLDSALDISAHAFSSSAMEKIEDAGGAATVLDENE, encoded by the coding sequence ATGGATCTCAGTAATCTGAAGCCCGCCGAGGGTGCTACAAAATCGCGACAGCGGCTTGGCCGAGGAGAAGGCTCAGGCCGAGGTGCTCATAGCTCGACCCGAGGAACGAAGGGGCAGAGCAGCCGATCGGGCTCGAAAAACCGACCAATGTGGTTTGAGGGAGGGCAAATGCCCCTGTTCCGTCGCGTCCCGAAGCACGGGTTCAATAATCCGTTCTCCACGGAGTACGCCATCGCGAACGTGGGACGCATTCAGATCCTCGTTGATGAGGGACGGATTGATGCAGACGAGCCCATCACCCCGGAGGTGCTCGAATCGGTGGGGGCGGTTCGAGATGCGAGCCTCGTCAAGATTTTGGGGGACGGTCTGCTGGACTCAGCCCTCGACATCTCTGCCCACGCCTTCAGCAGCTCCGCCATGGAGAAAATTGAAGACGCGGGCGGAGCGGCCACCGTTCTCGACGAGAATGAATAA
- the rplE gene encoding 50S ribosomal protein L5, which yields MAEDAPRLRQTYEDEVRPKLVEQFGYENSMEVPRLKKITVNKGVGEASENEKALDTAVEELRKITGQHPTVNRAKKSIASFNIREGMPVGATVTLREARMYEFFDRLITLALPNIRDFEGVPDRSFDGHGNYTLGIQEQIIFPEIDVDNVDRISGMDVTFVTSAETDEEAYALLKGLGMPFVRRGDEEAATA from the coding sequence ATGGCCGAAGACGCTCCACGACTCCGGCAAACGTATGAGGACGAAGTTCGGCCCAAACTTGTTGAACAGTTTGGGTACGAGAACTCCATGGAGGTTCCACGCCTGAAGAAGATTACGGTCAACAAAGGCGTTGGCGAGGCCTCAGAGAATGAAAAGGCGCTGGACACAGCGGTAGAGGAGCTCCGAAAAATTACCGGACAGCATCCTACCGTGAACCGGGCGAAAAAGAGTATTGCGAGCTTCAATATCCGAGAGGGGATGCCCGTGGGGGCAACCGTTACACTGCGGGAAGCTCGCATGTACGAGTTCTTTGATCGCCTTATTACCCTTGCGCTGCCCAACATTCGGGACTTTGAAGGCGTTCCGGATCGCAGCTTCGATGGCCACGGAAACTATACGCTGGGGATCCAAGAGCAAATTATCTTCCCGGAGATTGACGTAGACAACGTGGATCGGATTAGCGGCATGGACGTGACGTTCGTCACCAGTGCCGAGACGGATGAAGAGGCCTATGCGCTGCTGAAGGGGTTGGGAATGCCCTTTGTGCGCCGAGGCGACGAGGAGGCGGCGACGGCGTAG
- the rplX gene encoding 50S ribosomal protein L24: MRQKKLHVKKGDMVMLNKTITSARSAGEDREAGYVGKVLKVFPEEERVIVEGVNMRIHHEQPSMQNREGGREKREAPIHVSNVNPVDSNGEPTRVGRKKVEDPETGRSQWVRYAKTTGEELDE; encoded by the coding sequence ATGAGACAGAAGAAGCTTCACGTGAAGAAGGGCGACATGGTGATGCTCAACAAGACCATCACGTCCGCCCGGTCGGCGGGAGAAGACCGGGAGGCCGGCTATGTAGGAAAGGTCCTGAAGGTCTTTCCGGAAGAAGAGCGCGTGATTGTGGAGGGCGTCAACATGCGCATTCACCACGAGCAGCCCAGCATGCAGAACCGGGAGGGAGGGCGCGAGAAGCGAGAGGCTCCTATTCACGTTTCGAACGTGAATCCGGTCGACAGCAATGGGGAGCCGACTCGGGTCGGACGGAAGAAGGTTGAGGATCCGGAAACGGGCCGTTCGCAGTGGGTTCGATACGCAAAGACGACCGGCGAGGAACTAGACGAGTGA
- the secY gene encoding preprotein translocase subunit SecY, with the protein MAGFAESIRNIWNVQELRERILYTLGLLVVYRFGTFVTLPGVNAEALAQINAQQGGGGIFGFLDMFVGGAFKQAGIFALGIMPYITASIIIQLMGAVVPYFQKLQREGEEGRRRITQLTRYGTIGITALQSIGYAINLLAGATGQAVVINSTLFTITTVIVLTSGTAFVMWLGERISEDGIGNGISLIIMIGIIAFLPQALFNEVRTVGDNIFILLLEIGVWVLVTGGVVLISQGMRRIPVQYAKRVVGRKAYGGSTQYLPLRVNAAGVMPIIFAQSIMFIPSTIASFFPNSPTMQQIGTWFSDISGMGYSILFFFVVVFFTYFYTAISVNPKEMADTMKRQGGFIPGIRPGKQTSEFIDTILTRITLPGSIFLGFVAILPSFAMRAGVTQSFAMFYGGTSLLILVQVTLDTLQQIESHLLMRHYDGFMKSGKMRSRRQGM; encoded by the coding sequence ATGGCTGGATTTGCCGAGAGCATTCGCAACATTTGGAACGTCCAGGAGCTCCGCGAGCGCATCCTGTACACGCTCGGTCTTCTCGTCGTGTACCGCTTTGGTACGTTCGTCACGCTTCCCGGTGTGAATGCGGAGGCCCTCGCCCAGATCAATGCACAGCAAGGCGGTGGGGGTATTTTTGGGTTTCTGGACATGTTCGTTGGGGGGGCGTTTAAGCAGGCGGGCATCTTTGCACTGGGCATTATGCCTTACATTACAGCCTCAATCATCATTCAGTTGATGGGGGCGGTGGTTCCGTATTTCCAGAAGCTGCAGCGAGAGGGGGAAGAGGGGCGGCGTCGGATTACCCAGCTGACACGTTACGGCACGATTGGCATTACAGCCCTCCAGTCGATTGGGTACGCCATCAATCTGTTGGCAGGGGCGACAGGACAGGCCGTGGTCATCAACTCCACTCTCTTTACCATTACAACGGTGATCGTACTCACGAGTGGTACGGCCTTCGTGATGTGGTTGGGAGAGCGCATCAGCGAAGATGGGATTGGGAATGGCATCTCGCTGATTATCATGATTGGTATTATTGCCTTTCTCCCGCAGGCCCTATTCAACGAGGTCCGGACCGTTGGCGACAACATCTTCATTCTGCTTCTTGAGATTGGCGTCTGGGTCCTTGTTACGGGAGGAGTGGTACTGATCTCACAGGGCATGCGCCGGATTCCGGTGCAGTACGCGAAGCGTGTGGTGGGACGAAAAGCCTACGGGGGATCAACACAGTATCTCCCACTGCGTGTGAATGCGGCGGGGGTCATGCCGATTATCTTTGCGCAGTCGATCATGTTCATCCCCTCCACGATCGCGTCGTTCTTTCCGAACAGTCCGACGATGCAACAGATCGGGACCTGGTTTTCCGATATCAGTGGAATGGGGTACTCGATTCTGTTCTTCTTCGTGGTTGTGTTCTTCACCTACTTCTACACGGCCATTTCGGTTAACCCGAAGGAGATGGCCGACACCATGAAGCGGCAAGGAGGATTTATTCCGGGCATTCGTCCCGGCAAACAGACGAGTGAATTTATCGATACGATCCTCACGCGAATTACGCTCCCAGGATCGATTTTCCTTGGCTTTGTCGCGATCCTCCCATCCTTTGCGATGCGGGCTGGGGTAACCCAAAGCTTTGCAATGTTCTATGGAGGGACCAGTCTGCTCATTCTCGTGCAGGTAACGCTTGACACGCTCCAACAGATTGAGAGTCACTTGCTCATGCGTCACTACGACGGCTTCATGAAGAGTGGCAAGATGCGGAGCCGCAGGCAAGGCATGTAG
- the rpsD gene encoding 30S ribosomal protein S4, with protein MARYRGPKQKIARRFKEPIFGPSKALERKPYPPGQHGQSRRRRESEYAVQLKEKQKAKYTYGLLENQFKNLFDKASRTQGVTGEKLLILLEARLDNTVFRMGFARTRRQARQFVSHRHIMVNGEIVDIPSYEMSPDDVVSVKPGSQDLEVIQENVEHQQRTFSWIEVDRDEMKGKFIDYPNRQEIPENIDEQLIVELYSK; from the coding sequence ATGGCTCGTTATAGAGGACCGAAACAAAAGATTGCCCGTCGCTTCAAGGAGCCCATATTCGGCCCCTCGAAGGCTCTTGAACGGAAGCCGTATCCGCCCGGTCAGCACGGGCAGTCGCGCCGCCGTCGCGAGAGCGAATATGCCGTTCAGCTCAAGGAAAAACAAAAGGCGAAGTACACCTACGGCCTTCTGGAAAACCAGTTTAAGAACCTGTTCGACAAAGCCTCCCGAACGCAGGGAGTGACAGGGGAAAAGCTCCTCATCCTACTAGAGGCTCGTCTTGACAACACGGTCTTTCGCATGGGCTTTGCCCGGACGCGGCGCCAGGCCCGGCAGTTTGTGTCGCACCGACACATTATGGTCAACGGTGAGATCGTGGACATCCCGTCCTACGAAATGTCGCCGGACGACGTGGTTTCCGTAAAGCCGGGGAGCCAAGACCTTGAGGTGATTCAGGAAAACGTGGAGCACCAGCAGCGGACCTTTTCCTGGATCGAAGTGGACCGTGACGAGATGAAAGGGAAGTTCATCGACTATCCGAACCGGCAAGAGATTCCGGAAAACATTGATGAGCAGCTCATTGTAGAGCTCTACTCGAAGTAA
- the map gene encoding type I methionyl aminopeptidase → MVHMKSQREIDRLRESADLVGRTLGEVARHIDVGVTLEELDAVAEDFIRTHGAEPAFKGYQVGDNVFPNTLCTSVNDAVVHGIPDDYALQDGDLLSIDCGVKLDGYYGDSGFTFGVGSVSEEDAALCRATYDALQRGIGQAVAGRRIGDISHAVQTHCESRGYGIVRDLVGHGIGQSLHEDPQVPNFGEAGTGRRLKPGLCICIEPMINQGTGEVQTDADGWTIRAVDGRPSAHYEHMVVVQDEEAEVLSTFQYIEDVIEPPYEIDALKEKQTR, encoded by the coding sequence ATGGTTCACATGAAAAGCCAGCGTGAAATTGATCGTCTCCGTGAGAGTGCGGACCTCGTCGGCCGTACGCTCGGAGAAGTGGCACGCCACATTGATGTAGGGGTTACCCTCGAGGAGTTGGATGCCGTTGCCGAAGACTTCATCCGAACACACGGGGCTGAGCCTGCATTCAAAGGGTATCAGGTGGGGGACAACGTATTTCCCAACACGTTGTGCACGTCGGTGAACGATGCGGTCGTGCACGGCATCCCGGATGACTACGCGCTGCAGGACGGAGACCTGTTGTCGATCGACTGCGGTGTGAAGTTGGACGGGTACTACGGGGATTCTGGGTTCACCTTTGGGGTGGGATCCGTTTCGGAAGAAGATGCGGCTCTCTGCCGAGCCACGTACGACGCACTACAAAGAGGAATCGGTCAGGCTGTTGCCGGTCGGCGGATTGGAGATATTAGTCACGCCGTCCAAACCCATTGTGAGAGTCGAGGGTATGGAATCGTTCGCGACTTGGTTGGGCATGGGATTGGGCAGAGTCTCCACGAAGATCCTCAGGTGCCCAATTTCGGGGAAGCGGGCACGGGCCGCCGACTGAAGCCGGGGCTTTGCATCTGCATTGAGCCGATGATTAACCAAGGGACTGGGGAGGTCCAGACGGATGCCGACGGTTGGACGATCCGGGCGGTTGACGGGCGCCCGTCTGCACATTACGAGCACATGGTTGTTGTACAGGACGAAGAGGCTGAGGTGCTCTCAACCTTCCAGTACATCGAGGACGTTATCGAACCGCCTTACGAAATCGACGCTCTCAAAGAGAAACAAACACGCTAA
- the rpsH gene encoding 30S ribosomal protein S8, protein MSGVSDPVAQYMARIRNGQRAEHNYVDIPASKLKRAITQILLEKGYIKNYVNIDDGKQGLLRVYLKYDDYGDPAIRMMKRVSKPGLREYASADELPTVKNGLGIAILSTSRGVMSDKEARRFGVGGEVLAKVF, encoded by the coding sequence ATGAGTGGTGTTTCTGACCCAGTGGCTCAGTATATGGCTCGTATCCGCAATGGCCAACGAGCCGAACACAACTACGTCGATATTCCGGCGTCGAAACTGAAGCGGGCGATTACCCAGATTCTCCTTGAGAAGGGATATATCAAGAACTACGTCAATATCGACGACGGAAAGCAAGGACTGCTTCGGGTGTACCTGAAGTATGATGATTATGGGGATCCCGCAATCCGAATGATGAAGCGAGTCTCGAAGCCCGGCCTGCGGGAGTATGCTAGTGCCGATGAGCTTCCGACCGTGAAGAATGGGCTTGGCATAGCGATTCTTTCTACCTCTCGGGGCGTCATGAGTGACAAAGAGGCGCGTCGGTTTGGGGTCGGAGGCGAAGTGCTCGCGAAGGTCTTTTAG
- a CDS encoding DNA-directed RNA polymerase subunit alpha, with amino-acid sequence MDNYGLQMPDGVQVEEETDKTGQFVIEPLERGYGVTIGNALRRVLLSSLRGLAVTAVKIDGVQHEFSTIDGVTEDVSDIILNLKEVRFKADEMREGHLHLSLEGPGNWTAEDIDEATSDFEVLNPDQHIATMAEDATVNVDLRIGYGRGYIPSEENKREDDPIGVIAVDSIFTPIKNVKYSVKPTRVGQKIDYEKLILDVDTDGSVSPEEAVTKAASILRDHVNFFIQLDEEPEPVVEEQEVDEEVKRIRELLAQPVDELDLSVRSHNCLKAASIKTIGDLVRREEDEMLKFRNFGRKSLQELVEVLDERGLHFGMDVEEYLEEKKAS; translated from the coding sequence ATGGATAACTACGGGCTTCAAATGCCGGACGGCGTTCAGGTCGAAGAAGAGACCGACAAGACCGGTCAGTTTGTTATTGAGCCGCTTGAACGCGGATACGGCGTTACCATTGGGAATGCCTTGCGCCGTGTGCTGCTGTCGTCGCTGCGGGGGCTTGCCGTTACCGCCGTTAAGATTGACGGTGTCCAGCACGAGTTTTCCACCATCGACGGTGTGACGGAAGATGTCTCGGACATCATCCTCAATCTGAAGGAGGTGCGGTTCAAAGCGGATGAGATGCGGGAAGGGCATCTCCATCTCAGTCTTGAAGGTCCAGGGAACTGGACAGCCGAGGACATTGACGAGGCAACCTCCGACTTTGAGGTGCTCAACCCCGACCAGCACATCGCGACGATGGCTGAGGATGCGACGGTGAACGTCGATCTTCGTATCGGCTACGGTCGTGGCTATATCCCCTCCGAAGAAAATAAGCGTGAGGATGATCCGATTGGGGTGATCGCTGTGGATTCCATCTTTACCCCGATCAAAAACGTCAAGTACTCGGTCAAGCCAACACGGGTTGGCCAGAAGATTGACTACGAGAAGTTGATCCTGGATGTAGATACGGACGGGTCGGTTAGTCCGGAAGAAGCCGTGACGAAAGCGGCCTCCATCCTGCGGGACCACGTCAACTTCTTTATCCAACTCGACGAAGAACCTGAGCCTGTTGTGGAGGAGCAGGAGGTCGACGAAGAGGTGAAGCGGATCCGCGAGCTGCTTGCCCAGCCGGTTGATGAACTCGACCTCTCGGTCCGGTCGCACAACTGCCTCAAGGCCGCCAGTATCAAGACCATTGGCGATCTGGTGCGACGCGAGGAGGACGAGATGCTCAAGTTTCGGAACTTCGGGCGGAAGTCTCTCCAGGAGCTGGTTGAAGTCCTCGATGAGCGAGGCCTTCACTTCGGTATGGATGTGGAGGAATATCTTGAAGAGAAGAAGGCTTCCTAA
- the rplF gene encoding 50S ribosomal protein L6: MARIGSRPIPFGDDVKITVDDTNVVTVEGPKGELTQQIDPDLTVEIGDGEVVVNRPTDQKRHRSVHGLSRSLLQNMVKGVTDGYEKELKIIGVGYRAQMSNGALELALGYSHPIYFLPPDEVTISVDSGRGQDDIITVEGIDKELVGQVAAKIRSMRPPEPYKGKGVRYVDEQIELKAGKTAAR, encoded by the coding sequence ATGGCTCGCATAGGAAGTAGACCCATTCCGTTCGGGGATGACGTGAAGATTACGGTCGACGACACGAACGTTGTCACCGTCGAAGGGCCGAAGGGAGAGCTCACGCAACAGATTGATCCGGACCTCACCGTCGAGATTGGTGACGGAGAGGTGGTCGTCAACCGACCAACCGATCAGAAGCGCCACCGCTCAGTCCACGGTCTCAGCCGATCCCTTCTCCAAAATATGGTGAAAGGGGTCACGGACGGATACGAGAAGGAACTGAAGATTATCGGCGTCGGATATCGGGCGCAGATGTCGAACGGGGCACTTGAGTTGGCGCTTGGATATTCCCATCCCATCTACTTTCTGCCCCCCGATGAAGTGACGATTTCTGTTGATTCGGGGCGAGGCCAGGATGACATCATTACGGTAGAGGGCATCGACAAGGAGTTGGTGGGGCAGGTCGCAGCTAAGATTCGTAGCATGCGTCCGCCGGAGCCCTATAAAGGGAAAGGAGTCCGATACGTGGATGAACAGATTGAACTGAAGGCAGGAAAGACGGCGGCCCGGTAG